The following coding sequences lie in one Synechococcus sp. PCC 7336 genomic window:
- a CDS encoding alpha-E domain-containing protein, with amino-acid sequence MLSRVADSIFWLNRYIERAENVSRFVDVNLNLMLDLPSDIDHQWDPLVSITGDVEHFNKYYEEANARNVIRFLTFDEDYPNSIISCLKGARENARSCRETISSEMWEEVNSFYLMVKEAAPEQPLDDLPSFLSQVKLASHSFAGVMDATMAHNEGWQFGQMGRFLERADKTTRLLDVKYFLLLPSVEWVGTPLDRIQWISLLKSASAYEMYRKFQHRIIPSSVVEFLVLNRQFPRSIYFCLHQSEQCLHAITDTPIGTWCNRAERSLGKLCARLGYTTVDDVIESGLHEFLDEMQSEINSVGDRIYTTFLTVENKVLS; translated from the coding sequence ATGTTAAGTAGAGTAGCCGATTCGATTTTCTGGTTAAACCGTTATATAGAGCGAGCTGAGAATGTATCCCGTTTTGTGGATGTAAACCTCAACCTGATGCTCGATTTGCCATCAGATATCGATCATCAATGGGATCCTTTAGTCTCTATCACAGGAGATGTAGAACACTTTAACAAATACTACGAAGAAGCTAATGCTCGCAATGTCATCCGCTTCTTAACCTTTGATGAGGACTATCCCAATTCAATCATCTCCTGTTTAAAAGGAGCTAGAGAGAATGCTCGCTCGTGTCGCGAGACCATTTCCTCCGAAATGTGGGAGGAAGTCAACTCGTTTTACCTCATGGTCAAAGAAGCAGCGCCAGAGCAACCCTTGGACGATCTGCCGAGCTTTTTAAGTCAAGTCAAGTTGGCCAGCCACAGTTTTGCTGGGGTCATGGATGCAACCATGGCTCATAATGAAGGGTGGCAGTTCGGACAAATGGGAAGATTTCTAGAACGGGCAGATAAAACCACTCGACTTCTAGATGTTAAGTACTTTCTTTTGCTCCCTTCTGTCGAATGGGTGGGTACACCTTTAGATCGAATTCAGTGGATTTCATTGCTGAAATCAGCGAGTGCTTACGAAATGTACCGAAAATTCCAACATCGCATTATTCCCAGTAGTGTTGTAGAGTTTTTGGTTCTCAATCGCCAGTTTCCGCGCTCGATCTATTTCTGTCTCCATCAATCCGAACAATGCCTGCATGCAATCACAGATACTCCCATCGGAACTTGGTGCAACCGAGCAGAAAGATCTCTAGGCAAATTATGTGCTCGCTTGGGATATACTACAGTAGACGATGTGATTGAATCTGGTTTGCATGAGTTTTTAGATGAGATGCAAAGTGAAATCAATAGTGTAGGCGATCGGATCTATACCACCTTTCTGACTGTGGAGAATAAAGTTCTAAGTTAA
- a CDS encoding transglutaminase family protein encodes MLKQLQAYLQPYSPMPDASVLELARDLVHEAREDVLSFLASINQKIYANCDYITRETGQPWPAGLTWKKKQGSCRDFAVLFMDICRAAGLATRFISGYQEGDLDLDDGDLHAWVEVYLPGAGWRGYDPTHGLAVCDRHIAVAASALPKYTAPVSGAVNPASGLRGDRQLLSSTLHTQISISRV; translated from the coding sequence ATGCTGAAGCAACTGCAGGCTTACTTGCAACCTTATAGCCCCATGCCCGATGCTTCTGTCTTAGAGTTAGCTCGAGATCTCGTACATGAAGCACGAGAAGATGTGCTGAGTTTTCTCGCAAGCATCAACCAAAAGATTTATGCAAATTGCGATTATATTACTCGAGAAACTGGACAACCTTGGCCTGCTGGGCTGACGTGGAAAAAAAAGCAAGGTTCCTGTCGCGATTTTGCCGTTCTGTTTATGGATATTTGTCGAGCTGCTGGTTTGGCCACTCGGTTTATTAGTGGCTACCAAGAAGGCGATCTCGATCTCGATGACGGAGATTTACATGCCTGGGTTGAAGTTTATCTGCCAGGGGCCGGATGGCGCGGATACGATCCCACGCATGGTTTGGCGGTTTGCGATCGCCATATTGCTGTGGCTGCTTCTGCCTTGCCTAAATATACTGCGCCAGTTTCTGGTGCAGTCAATCCCGCTTCGGGTCTGAGGGGCGATCGGCAATTACTGTCCTCTACCCTGCACACGCAAATCTCGATTTCGAGGGTATGA